A stretch of DNA from Takifugu flavidus isolate HTHZ2018 chromosome 22, ASM371156v2, whole genome shotgun sequence:
catgGTTGTGTTTCAACCCCTCTGATCTGGAACGTTCACGCACGTCTCACCTGTTGATCTGATCCCAAGGCCTTGAACGCTCTGCAGGCTCCCCCtgtatttttgttttgaagGGTTGTTGTTGCTGCCTGGGTTATATTTGTCCCGCTTCAGCCCGGTGTCacattttcacttcctgtgtccgATTGCTGCATCGCCACATCAATCACTGAGTCTGATAAAAAAGCACATTCGAGGCCTCCCACACGACAAAGATCGGTATTGATGTGGAACCAGCGACCAGTGCAGCGGCGGAGGATGCCCCCGcccccctttcctcccctttttAAACAGCTGGGGTAATAACCCCGGCCCGCCATCGACGCCGTGTCACAGAACAAGCGCCCACAAACAAATTGATACGTGGGAGTTTATGGAATCAAGTCCGAGACGGCGTCAGTGTGTGACACAGTGATTCAGCCTGTAGGCGGCCTCTCCACCACGTCAAAAAAGCCTCAGCAGCCTGGAGCGAGCGCATGCTGCCAGCCCATCCTCAGATTTCACTCGGACacggcgcgcacacacacacacagacacaatgtGCTCTGTCTCTGACCTGAAGCCGCTCAGCCGCTTTTTCATGCACGCCGTTTGAGTAACCACGGATTTTTGCTCCATATGAGGAAGAATGTGAGTATCAgaatttgttttgtgtgtgtttagttgcGCCTTTTAATTCTTTACATGCATCCTTTGTACGTTTTGTGTTGATCTTGTTTCATGTGGACAACCTCTGAGTAACGCCAACCTTTACCTGGACCTTTTAAAGTTAGACATTGAATTGATTTAAACCTGAAAAAGGCTCAGTGgtatttttatttcatctttattcAGTCCTGTTTGGCTCCTCAGACCCATCAGCACACTCATTCACGCCTACAGGAGATGTAGAGCCCTCTAATTAGGCGAAGGCGTGTGTTTTGGGGACACCCTGGGACATGCAAACTACTCCTGGCGGGAATTGAACCAATAATCTTTCAATAACCGTGTCGAGGTTAAACCACAGTTCAATATAAGTCCTGCTGCAACTCTGAGGAGCACATCCCATCTTCTAAAAGTGTTTTAGGATGTGTTCCATATCTGTTCTTTCAGATCTTGGAAGCAACTTGTCTCCTCTTGGGTCTGTTCGCGAGTTTGCGCCTCTGCTCTGGAAAACTGATGACACCCATAACTGATGATGTGAGCAAGCTGTCCTCACTGGTGAGACGCCTCACAAGCCCGACGTGTGACTCTTTCGCTCATCGCCAGCAAATCTGGGATGCAAACCTGTCTCGAACTGTGTTGCAGAAGCAGAACGTTCCCTCCGATTATGAGATTCCCGTCAGCTCCATCCCCAAAGACGTGGTACGTAAGAACACAGCAGTGACGTTTGGGTCAACCTAAATGGATGGTTTTGAAGACGGGGTGTTGATTCTCGCAGGCCGGCACGTGCTGGGTGGTCTTAAACATATACCCTTTGGAGCAGAGTCTTCGGAACCTGGCCGGCATGTTTGGCGCCGTCTCCTCCAACAGAGAGCAGATCAGCGTCTTCATATCCATGCTGAAGAGCCTCCGCTTCACCTTCAACCACGAGGAGCTGGTGAGTTCCCGGGTCTGGTGGGGCAAGTGTCTGGAGGCGCGGGGCCGGGGGCCCGGTTTTCAGGATTTAATAATTCAGCTCTCGAGATTGCTTGTGGTTGTGTGATCCCTCAGGAAGCGGCGATGCAACTCTTTCAGTGTCATTATCGAGAGAGGGGCCTGATGTCCGGTCTTTACTTTGACTACATCAAAGACATCCTCCACGCCGCCTCTCAAGGAACATCCGGCCTCCCGTGCAAGCCCCCGCCGTGCCTTAACCAGCATCCCTCTCCAGGTGATTGCTCATTTgcattccttttttaaatttttaatggACATTTGAAAGGCGGAATAGAAGCCTGTTAGAGGGTATTGATTTTTGAAGACGGACACCAGGGAGGGGAATCAGATATTAGACGCACGGGCAATGAAATGCACAGGCGAGACGAAAGAGGCATTAACATGGATCCCTCGACATCTTAGAATAGAACTGTAGTTTAATTGtagatgaggtcatccaggaATTACACGGTGGTGAGTCCTGCTTGGTTTCAACGATTCATCGCTTAATTTAAAAGCATCCCAAGGAATATCTACAGATTCGGCCTCCTGCTATCAGATTTCTGTCGCCAATAACATTTGCATCTTCCAgggggtcaggaggagggtcGAGGCTCCAGCTGGTCGATCAGAGCGCCCTGGATTCTGGTACTCATCCCTTTTACAGCTTGTGCCGTTATCCTCCTGTGGCTGGTAAGGAAGTGAGCATTCCGGATAGCATAGCCGCTATAAGAGCAACTGACGTAGCCGCTATAAGAGCAAGTTGAAACTGAGGTTTCAAGCAGTACGTCGAGATGTTTGCGCAGACATACATGTGATCATTGGGTGTTACTGTAGTAATTATTCTATAGACATCTAGTAATTATAATGAAATTATGTCATATCAGCGCGCTAATGTGTAATAGACGTTTTACAGTAAATGAGATTGTAGTCTAATGTGAACTATTTAACATTGCCAACTGTGAACGTGTAGCAATCGTGCTAACAGCTGCTAGCTATTTAGGCAACTTTCCATGATCAAATTATTTGCGGTTGTATTCAAACATATTCTTTTATCCCTCGGTTTATTCTGTCATTTCAACCAAACACCGTTGTGTTAAACCATGAAAATCCCCAATAGTAATGTTCTTTTCTGAATTAATAAGGCTACGGCGTAATGCGCTTCCATTTCCAGGAAGTCGGTCCTCGCAGAACTAACAACCGTTCATCAAATATTAACTAGCACATTTAGGCCGTCATTACCGAGCACGATGACGTTTGCCATAAACACCAGAGCCGCTTGgcttgagtgtgattttattattttattccattCTCAGGGGAAGTCTGGGCGGCTCTCTCCCAGCTGCAACGTTGAGGACCTTCGACTGCGGCCTTTTGACATGATCCCGACCGTTTCCATCTCCGTCCCGCTCCAAACGCTCCCCAATCCTGCCGACAGCGAGCCGGTGCAGGATTCCGTCCGTGAACACGAGAGCAGCTGAAGCGCGACGGATCTATAGGACCAGAAGAACGACCTCTGAGAACGTGAAGCCTGGCCAGATACCTGCACCTGGAGGATGTCTGATCTGGGATCGGTCCTTGCATTTAATTTCTGGTTGCATCATTaatttttcccccatttttggGGCGTAACGTAGCCGAGCCGCTGTCGACGACATCAGAAACGGCCACCGAAGACGCTGCATTTGATCTCTCACAACTTGTTGACGTCCTCTGAGCTGCGATCTCCCACAAATCACCGTCCCGGTCGAGAACAACACGCCGAGCATGTCGAACAAGCGTCCCACTTTTGTGTATCAAAGATGAGACCAGATGGCAGATAGCCGTCGCCAGAGGCGCTTTGAATCCGCCCATTGTGTCCCAAAGCTGTTGCCCAGCGATCTATAGCCGCCGCTTGGCCTCCGCGGGAGTGTTTGGACTTTTTAATGCCTCATTCACTGAGTCAATCACGTTCAGTCATAAGAGCATGACTCCCCGGGCGCGTGCGCGCACGCTCATGCGTCAGCGGGAGACGGGACTGGCGGGGACGAGGGAGAGCGAGGCTGACGGGGACGGATGGAGGAACGGGCGGATGAGCTCAGTGAGGAGCATAAGGAGGGCTTGTTCTCGCCACAAAAGAACTGGCCGTAGGCTGGAGGAAATACCAGTTCCAAACACCACTGATGTCGGCAGATCCCGATGAATCAGCAGGGGAGGAATCTTTCCAGACCGCAGACGGACAGTGATGCTTTACCTCCGGTGGTATCAGGAGGGATCGGTTTGTCTACAGATGCTTTGTGGCTTCAGAGCTGTGTATTTTTTAGGGCGATCTGTGTTTGTCGCCCATGGTTGGGTTATTTGTTACTCGTGAGACAATTTGCAACTAACGTCTCGATGTCTTTTTGTACAATTGTTGCAGCTGAGCAACTTTTGCGTATCgtggatggaggaaaaaactgtgaaaacatAGTGTGAAGTGATTCATCGCCACCCGTGACGGCCGTGCTGTGACTGGAGCTGAACTAATGTTTTTATCCATTACGCAACAGTGCTGACTGTCGCAAATATTTGATGTCTTACTGTCCTCCAGACTTACTGTGGTTTGGCCGATGTGAATTAACCCGTTCATCTACTGGAAACATGTTGTGAATGTGGGCCGACTGTGTACTCAAAGACGGTTGTGTCAGacttaatatactgtatattgtcAACTTAATTTGGTGTGAAAAATACTTTTACTCAAGTAAAAACTAGAAATGCGACAATGACAACGACTCTTTTATGAGGTATGGTTGAAGTCCATTTATTACCATTTTATTAAAACTTTCACTCCAATTACCTCACTGATATTTAATTATTGCATATTAATTATATATAACATATCAATACAAAAGTTTGGCAGTGTGCAGCACACATTAGAGTTACATCAATGCTTTGTGAAGTCacaaaagatgaaataaaaatacattaaaacagATGATAACGCCACTACAAATGCCTCTTAAGTACTTTTGCACAAATACTTTTGTACATTGGTTTCATTATTAGGGCACGGACAAGTACTGAATAACAAATTCAATAGTAGGAAGAATGTGACCCTATTAAACGATTAAATCTTGATTACGTTTTTTAAGCTTAAGTTCATTTCTAAAGTTGAGccgattttctttgttttcctccactTTAATTACGTGCTTTTATTCCGTAAACACACTTCCGCCGGAAACACCCAGACTTTTGTTTTGGAAAGCCGCTGCCCAGCGGCCGCCATTATTCTTCCTGGCTTGACGGTCCATTAAAAGACGGATAAATACTTTTAAGCAACACTTGAACGTAAAGTCTAACGCTGCCGGCCTGGTGTAGCTGTTTATCCAACCAATGAAGTGGTGAAAAAGGCGGAGCGAAAAATGGAAAAACGTGTAAATACTGCAGGTAAGTTGCTAAGCTAACTTTAGCGCGCTAACAGTA
This window harbors:
- the LOC130519284 gene encoding uncharacterized protein LOC130519284 isoform X1, producing the protein MRKNILEATCLLLGLFASLRLCSGKLMTPITDDVSKLSSLKQNVPSDYEIPVSSIPKDVAGTCWVVLNIYPLEQSLRNLAGMFGAVSSNREQISVFISMLKSLRFTFNHEELEAAMQLFQCHYRERGLMSGLYFDYIKDILHAASQGTSGLPCKPPPCLNQHPSPGGQEEGRGSSWSIRAPWILVLIPFTACAVILLWLGKSGRLSPSCNVEDLRLRPFDMIPTVSISVPLQTLPNPADSEPVQDSVREHESS
- the LOC130519284 gene encoding uncharacterized protein LOC130519284 isoform X2 — encoded protein: MRKNILEATCLLLGLFASLRLCSGKLMTPITDDVSKLSSLKQNVPSDYEIPVSSIPKDVSLRNLAGMFGAVSSNREQISVFISMLKSLRFTFNHEELEAAMQLFQCHYRERGLMSGLYFDYIKDILHAASQGTSGLPCKPPPCLNQHPSPGGQEEGRGSSWSIRAPWILVLIPFTACAVILLWLGKSGRLSPSCNVEDLRLRPFDMIPTVSISVPLQTLPNPADSEPVQDSVREHESS
- the LOC130519284 gene encoding uncharacterized protein LOC130519284 isoform X3, which encodes MTPITDDVSKLSSLKQNVPSDYEIPVSSIPKDVAGTCWVVLNIYPLEQSLRNLAGMFGAVSSNREQISVFISMLKSLRFTFNHEELEAAMQLFQCHYRERGLMSGLYFDYIKDILHAASQGTSGLPCKPPPCLNQHPSPGGQEEGRGSSWSIRAPWILVLIPFTACAVILLWLGKSGRLSPSCNVEDLRLRPFDMIPTVSISVPLQTLPNPADSEPVQDSVREHESS